In Ostrinia nubilalis chromosome 10, ilOstNubi1.1, whole genome shotgun sequence, a single genomic region encodes these proteins:
- the LOC135075207 gene encoding carboxypeptidase D, with translation MMSAVSTTGVTKILILLYTLGPCFAQSYLESTLTTEELSTNLGEAEPRDNGLDLEFRYHDHDQLTRYLRAVSAKYPALTALYSIGKSVQGRDLWVMVVSASPYEHMIGKPDVKYVANIHGNEAVGRELLLHLIQHLVTSYDTDAYVKWLLDNTRIHLMPSMNPDGYAISKEGQCDTIHGRHNARRYDLNRNFPDYFKANTKQPQPETEAVKEWISKIQFVVSGSLHGGALVASYPFDNTPNAMFQSYAHSPSIAPDDDVLRHLALVYSRNHAKMARGVSCKSGSPRFENGITNGAAWYPLTGGMQDYNYLWHGCMEITLEISCCKYPPAHELHKYWLDNRESLIKFLAEAHRGAHGFVTDESGNPVERASIRIKGRDVAYHTTKYGEFWRILLPGTYRLDVAADGYLPQEVEFIVVDSHPTLLNVTLHSAKRIDGGPYYRPVSLPPRPPPAPAGSGIFASLTNSFNSFVSNIFG, from the exons ATGATGTCCGCGGTATCAACAACTGGTGTAACCaaaattcttattttattgtacACTTTGGGACCATGTTTTGCTCAGTCGTATTTGGAAAGTACTTTAACAA CTGAAGAGTTATCAACGAACTTGGGAGAAGCAGAGCCTCGTGACAACGGCCTGGACCTGGAGTTCAGGTACCATGACCACGACCAGCTGACGCGCTACCTGCGCGCGGTGTCCGCCAAGTACCCCGCGCTCACGGCTCTCTACTCCATTGGGAAATCTGTACAAG GTCGCGACCTGTGGGTGATGGTGGTCTCCGCGTCTCCATACGAGCATATGATCGGCAAGCCCGACGTCAAGTACGTGGCCAATATCCACGGCAACGAGGCTGTGGGCAGAGAGTTGCTGCTCCATCTGATTCAG CACCTAGTAACATCTTACGACACCGACGCGTACGTGAAATGGTTGTTGGACAACACCAGGATCCACCTGATGCCCTCCATGAACCCGGACGGTTACGCCATCTCCAAAGAGGGACAGTGTGACACCATACACGGCAG GCACAACGCCCGTCGCTACGACCTGAACCGCAACTTTCCGGACTACTTCAAGGCGAACACGAAGCAGCCGCAGCCGGAGACCGAGGCCGTGAAGGAGTGGATCAGCAAGATCCAGTTCGTGGTGTCAGGCTCCCTGCACGGTGGCGCGCTCGTCGCCTCCTACCCCTTCGACAACACGCCCAATGCTA TGTTCCAAAGCTACGCGCACTCGCCGTCCATCGCGCCCGACGACGACGTGTTGCGGCACCTGGCGCTGGTGTACTCGCGCAACCACGCCAAGATGGCGCGCGGCGTCTCCTGCAAGTCCGGCTCGCCGCGCTTCGAGAACGGCATCACCAATGGCGCCGCTTGGTACCCTCTCACAG GAGGCATGCAGGACTACAACTACCTGTGGCACGGCTGCATGGAGATCACGCTGGAGATCTCCTGCTGCAAGTACCCGCCAGCCCATGAGCTTCACAAGTACTGGCTCGACAACAGAGAG TCGCTGATCAAGTTCCTGGCGGAGGCTCACCGCGGCGCGCACGGCTTTGTGACGGACGAGAGCGGCAACCCGGTGGAGCGCGCGTCCATCCGCATCAAGGGCCGCGACGTCGCCTACCACACCACCAAGTACGGCGAGTTCTGGAGGATACTGCTGCCCGGGACCTACCGGCTCGAT GTTGCAGCCGACGGCTACCTGCCGCAGGAGGTGGAGTTCATCGTGGTGGACAGCCACCCCACGCTCCTGAACGTTACCTTACATTCCGCGAAG CGTATCGACGGCGGGCCCTACTACCGGCCGGTGTCGctgccgccgcgcccgccgcccgcgcccgccggcTCCGGCATCTTCGCATCACTCACCAACTCTTTTAACAGCTTCGTATCGAATATCTTTGGATAA
- the LOC135075200 gene encoding juvenile hormone esterase-like has product MLRFAITVSVILTAAECSVVVTTTGPVRGTLVEGEQVSYYAYLGIPYAESPEGELRFKPPIPKKPWTHIFNATEEGPVCPQSEGKKYTRDQMSEDCLSLNIMVPVNRTRQALPVFVFIHGGGFKSNAGDIDMFYGPNFYIQRDIIFATINYRLGALGYLSLDTENAAGNAGLKDALLALKWIKDNIRRFGGSTITIGGQSSGSAMVHYLLLTEKSTGLFDRAMLSSGSATNFRFLAKDPKANALALAEQLGISNHSNIEDILKNLTIADAFDIVDAQENIYKNNRNPMRPFSPFVPNVEKESDHAFITKRPLDIVKMGIPQNVPIYAGMNALEGAYMWPSLHKLSTDDLKSKVPLCIPPDIEYPDDSDEYKDLVDSMSELYFGSKDLSNWTLTKLFNLVTDTQYARTVDSWIRIHKKRHNSAPLYYYVFDFDGDLNWGKLTFDIDFPGTVHADDLGYFFVTNITAPILKTADARSLKTLHNMVTFLTHFIKYGDPSPKGYGGKVFWPESGKHGRHLVIDDCPKRVMNGPFKERFDFWENVYNKYNKYINKNNVEQTV; this is encoded by the exons ATGTTGCGCTTCGCAATAACAGTCAGTGTAATACTGACGGCAGCGGAGTGTTCCGTGGTCGTCACGACCACAGGCCCCGTGCGGGGGACGCTCGTGGAAGGAGAACAAGTTTCGTACTACGCCTACTTGGGAATACCATATGCAGAAAGCCCAGAAGGAGAATTACGTTTTAAG CCCCCTATTCCCAAAAAACCATGGACTCATATTTTCAATGCAACAGAGGAAGGCCCGGTGTGCCCGCAGTCAGAAGGAAAAAAGTACACAAGAGATCAAATGAGCGAAGACTGTTTATCCCTTAACATTATGGTACCGGTGAACAGAACGCGGCAAGCTCTGCCTGTCTTCGTGTTCATTCATGGAGGGGGTTTCAAATCTAATGCCGGAGATATCGACATGTTTTACGGACCCAATTTTTACATACAACGAGACATTATTTTCGCAACGATTAATTacag GTTAGGAGCATTAGGATATCTATCACTCGACACAGAAAATGCAGCTGGAAACGCCGGTTTAAAAGACGCATTATTAGCTTTGAAATGGATTAAAGATAATATACGGAGATTTGGTGGAAGCACAATAACTATCGGAGGCCAGAGTTCAGGCTCAGCTATGGTCCACTACCTATTGTTGACAGAAAAGTCCACGGGACTCTTTGACCGCGCTATGTTAAGCAGTGGAAGCGCCacgaattttagatttttagcaAAAGATCCAAAAGCGAATGCTCTTGCTCTCGCTGAACAACTAGGAATCTCAAATCACAGTAATAttgaagatattttaaaaaatcttacaatCGCTGATGCATTCGATATTGTTGATGCCcaagaaaatatttacaaaaataatcgAAACCCAATGAGGCCATTTAGTCCGTTTGTGCCGAACGTGGAAAAAGAATCAGACCACGCTTTTATAACAAAGCGTCCATTGGATATAGTAAAAATGGGAATACCACAAAATGTACCAATATATGCGGGTATGAATGCACTTGAAGGAGCTTACATGTGGCCTAGTCTTCACAAACTGTCAACCGACGACTTGAAGAGTAAAGTCCCTCTCTGTATACCACCTGACATAGAGTATCCTGATGACTCGGACGAGTACAAAGACTTGGTGGATTCTATGAGCGAGTTATATTTTGGCAGTAAAGACTTATCCAACTGGACACTTACAAAACTGTTTAACCTAGTTACAGATACCCAATATGCTCGCACTGTTGACTCCTGGATAAGAATCCATAAAAAGAGGCATAACAGCGCACCGTTATATTACTACGTTTTTGATTTCGATGGGGATTTAAATTGGGGTAAACTAACTTTCGACATAGACTTTCCTGGCACTGTACATGCAGATGATTTAGGGTACTTCTTCGTGACTAACATCACTGCGCCAATACTGAAGACTGCAGATGCTAGAAGTTTAAAAACACTGCATAATATGGTGACATTCTTAACGCATTTCATTAAGTACGG TGATCCATCTCCAAAAGGATATGGCGGCAAAGTGTTTTGGCCTGAGTCTGGAAAACATGGTCGTCACCTTGTGATTGATGACTGTCCAAAAAGGGTCATGAATGGTCCCTTTAAAGAGAGGTTTGACTTCTGGGAGAATGTGTACAATAAATATAACAAATATATTAACAAGAACAATGTCGAACAAACAGTTTAG
- the LOC135075382 gene encoding uncharacterized protein LOC135075382, which yields MYFCFAVCLVLASVASCFADNEYRVAVAYLRTENVTGKILFTETDEGLKVSGAIVGLEEGHYGFHVHELGDVDTCLTTGAHFNPDNIQHGGRDDEVRHVGDLGNVIFAGAEIPVSNFQFVDGTISLRGRNNILGRGLVLHEQEDDLGRGDHPDSLTTGNAGARVACAVIGMHAPVDAWHYNSSFNIGPSVSLIASILMLSFILNK from the coding sequence atgtatttctgctTCGCAGTGTGTTTAGTATTAGCAAGTGTTGCGAGCTGTTTTGCTGATAATGAATACCGAGTAGCTGTCGCATATCTTAGAACTGAAAATGTGACTGGTAAAATATTGTTTACCGAAACGGACGAAGGGTTAAAGGTCTCTGGCGCTATAGTAGGCCTCGAGGAAGGTCACTATGGATTTCACGTCCACGAATTGGGAGACGTAGATACTTGTCTTACGACCGGTGCTCACTTCAATCCGGACAACATTCAACACGGAGGGAGAGACGACGAAGTGCGACACGTCGGTGATTTGGGAAACGTGATATTTGCTGGGGCCGAGATTCCCGTGAGCAACTTCCAATTTGTCGATGGCACGATTTCGCTCCGTGGGCGGAACAACATTCTTGGGCGAGGGCTGGTGTTGCACGAGCAAGAAGACGACCTGGGGCGCGGCGACCACCCGGACTCGCTGACCACGGGCAACGCCGGCGCCAGGGTCGCCTGCGCCGTCATCGGTATGCACGCGCCCGTTGATGCTTGGCACTATAACTCATCTTTCAACATTGGACCCTCAGTGTCTTTGATTGCATCTATACTTATGTTatcgtttattttaaataagtaa